One Silene latifolia isolate original U9 population chromosome 4, ASM4854445v1, whole genome shotgun sequence DNA segment encodes these proteins:
- the LOC141653857 gene encoding receptor-like protein 6, producing the protein MHHFLYLFILLVVSFNVMLSDSQSSFQPPCPAQERLALLQFKNSFHIDCKRDSSNTYANIIPYEKTKSWVGGESANCCSWDGVECDRKSGHVIGLNLTASCLSGTFPPNSAIFNLAYLRKLILSYNNFNYSRIPSEVDQLSKLQVLRLFKSKFSGQIPAEISNLSELTALELGEDSTETQLLKLQNPSLEKLIQNFTHLQELNLKNVDVSSTVPVNLQNLTTLKQISINNCNLHGKLPPNLFHLPHLETLRLSFNGDIDGSLPEFPWHSPLKGIFLSGTSLSGELPPSIGRLAQLENLELSLCPISGSIPSSLSNLTKLTHLYLANTYLTGVVPPSLSNLTNLEALLLMYDSVDPGQLITNLGKLHKLTNVGLNGMTLRAEVQPFANLTQLRELYLSDTHVVGLLPQWLANLTQLEILHLGGSQFLGLIPPWFTQLKNLQGLALIYSSLSANFETFSGLENLRYLILTGTNLTFPPTSQTNPSLSKLRLLWLMGCNLTEFPVVLRHQQTLEHLRLEQNLIKGSIPQWFVNTTKESLLSFQLAHNNLTGFEQPITTLPWTRLEIFDIKSNNFQGELPIPPVSIKSYDVSSNLFSGVIPKQICMATSLIMLDLSRNNLSSQLILPCIGDQLGNSLQVLNLRGNNFHGSIPTYFTSHCNLKMINLSENQLEGDMPRSLENCSRLEVLDIGKNRINDTFPSWLGSLPNLQVLVLSHNNFHGSISDQDLGCQFCNLRIIDLSDNFYTGDLPSRYLRNWSNMKAVKEGQSDSYNTRITFVVGAGEDEEGSVFFEPFEYSITITSKGTERLYSQILKVFRVIDFSSNNFTGKIPDAIGKLNGLQALNLSNNNLDGKIPASVANMIDLESLDLSRNTFYGVIPPELAQLTSLAVFDVSYNDLEGPIPQGNQFDTFLSGTYVGNSRLCGTLISKKCNNAEAPESPPVTDDEGNEHSRLLDWVVRSCGCVSGFIIGVVIGKLFITDKYHEWFMVKFQQRPKRKVKRGTSQQSRR; encoded by the coding sequence ATGCATCACTTCTTGTACTTGTTTATCTTACTTGTAGTATCTTTTAATGTCATGCTTTCTGACTCTCAGTCTTCTTTTCAGCCACCTTGTCCCGCTCAAGAGCGGCTAGCCTTGTTGCAGTTTAAGAACAGTTTCCATATAGACTGTAAGCGCGACTCTTCTAATACCTATGCAAATATCATACCATATGAAAAGACGAAGTCATGGGTAGGAGGTGAAAGTGCAAATTGCTGTTCATGGGATGGTGTGGAGTGCGACAGGAAATCAGGTCATGTGATCGGTCTTAACCTCACAGCCAGTTGTCTTTCCGGTACTTTTCCTCCAAACAGCGCCATCTTTAACCTAGCCTATCTCAGAAAGCTCATCCTTAGTTATAATAACTTCAACTATTCTCGAATCCCTTCTGAGGTCGACCAACTTTCTAAGTTGCAAGTCCTCAGGCTTTTCAAGTCCAAATTTAGTGGGCAAATACCAGCAGAAATTTCAAATTTATCCGAGCTCACTGCCCTAGAACTTGGAGAGGACTCGACGGAGACTCAATTGCTAAAACTTCAAAATCCTTCTCTtgaaaaattaattcaaaatttcACTCATCTACAAGAGCTCAATTTAAAAAATGTTGATGTGTCCTCCACAGTGCCAGTTAATCTCCAAAACTTGACCACTTTAAAACAGATTAGCATTAATAACTGTAATTTGCATGGTAAACTTCCACCAAATCTTTTTCACTTGCCACATCTTGAGACCCTCAGATTGAGTTTCAATGGCGATATTGACGGGTCTTTGCCTGAGTTTCCATGGCATAGTCCTCTCAAAGGGATTTTTCTATCGGGTACATCGTTGTCCGGAGAATTGCCTCCTTCAATTGGAAGACTTGCTCAACTGGAAAATCTTGAATTATCCCTTTGCCCAATATCAGGATCTATCCCATCTTCTCTAAGTAACCTAACAAAGCTCACACATTTATACCTTGCTAATACCTATTTAACTGGCGTCGTCCCACCATCTCTATCAAATCTAACAAATCTCGAAGCTCTACTTCTCATGTATGACAGTGTTGACCCCGGACAACTGATCACAAATTTAGGCAAGCTACATAAATTGACCAATGTTGGCCTCAATGGAATGACATTAAGAGCTGAGGTCCAACCTTTCGCCAACCTTACTCAGCTCCGTGAATTATATCTCAGTGATACTCATGTAGTGGGTCTACTTCCACAGTGGTTAGCAAATCTAACCCAGCTAGAGATTCTGCACTTAGGGGGAAGTCAGTTTTTGGGTCTAATACCACCATGGTTTACACAACTGAAAAATCTACAAGGTCTGGCATTGATTTACAGTAGCTTGTCTGCCAATTTTGAGACATTCTCAGGGTTAGAAAACCTCCGTTACCTGATTTTAACAGGTACCAACCTAACGTTTCCCCCCACTTCACAGACCAATCCATCTCTTTCCAAGCTACGACTCTTGTGGCTTATGGGTTGCAACTTAACAGAATTCCCAGTAGTCTTGCGACATCAACAGACACTTGAACATTTGCGGCTTGAACAAAACCTTATCAAGGGTAGCATCCCACAATGGTTTGTGAACACAACTAAAGAAAGTCTCCTGAGTTTTCAGCTAGCTCATAATAATTTGACTGGTTTTGAACAACCAATTACAACCCTCCCATGGACTCGTTTGGAAATATTTGACATTAAGAGTAATAACTTCCAAGGAGAACTTCCTATTCCACCGGTGTCTATAAAGAGTTACGATGTCTCAAGCAATTTGTTTTCAGGAGTAATTCCAAAACAAATATGCATGGCTACATCACTAATCATGCTGGATTTGTCCCGCAACAACTTGAGTAGCCAGCTGATCCTTCCTTGCATAGGTGATCAGCTTGGCAATTCATTACAAGTTTTGAACTTGAGAGGAAATAACTTCCATGGCAGTATCCCCACATATTTCACATCGCACTGCAATCTAAAGATGATAAACCTGAGTGAAAACCAATTGGAAGGTGACATGCCAAGGTCACTGGAGAATTGTTCAAGGCTTGAGGTTCTTGATATAGGAAAAAATCGTATAAATGATACTTTCCCATCATGGTTAGGAAGTCTCCCCAACTTACAGGTTTTGGTTCTGAGCCATAACAACTTTCATGGAAGCATATCTGATCAAGATTTAGGTTGTCAGTTTTGTAATCTACGTATCATTGATCTATCAGACAACTTTTACACTGGTGACTTACCATCGAGATATCTTCGAAATTGGAGCAACATGAAAGCTGTCAAGGAAGGACAGTCTGATTCATATAATACAAGGATTACTTTTGTAGTGGGGGCGGGTGAAGATGAAGAGGGATCTGTATTTTTTGAGCCATTTGAATACTCAATCACGATAACAAGCAAAGGCACTGAGAGACTTTATTCACAAATACTTAAAGTCTTTAGAGTCATCGACTTCTCCAGCAATAACTTCACAGGCAAGATTCCAGATGCCATTGGCAAACTCAATGGGCTTCAAGCACTCAACTTATCCAACAACAATTTAGATGGCAAGATTCCGGCCTCAGTGGCTAATATGATAGATCTCGAGTCCTTGGACCTTTCTCGGAATACTTTCTACGGAGTAATCCCGCCAGAGTTGGCTCAATTAACATCTCTTGCGGTCTTTGATGTTTCCTACAACGATTTAGAAGGTCCCATACCACAAGGAAACCAGTTTGATACCTTCCTAAGTGGCACTTATGTGGGAAACTCAAGACTCTGTGGAACCCTAATATCTAAAAAATGTAACAATGCAGAAGCTCCGGAATCCCCGCCAGTGACAGACGACGAAGGCAATGAGCACTCCAGATTACTTGACTGGGTAGTTAGATCATGTGGGTGTGTGAGCGGATTTATAATTGGTGTTGTTATTGGGAAGCTCTTCATTACAGACAAGTACCATGAATGGTTCATGGTGAAGTTTCAACAGAGGCCAAAGAGGAAAGTAAAGAGAGGAACAAGTCAGCAAAGTCGACGCTGA
- the LOC141653858 gene encoding receptor-like protein 6: MYYFQLPCLDQERLALLQFKNSFHIDCSSDTVYRQADIIPYEKMKSWESVDCCSWDGVECDRKSGHVIGLDLTASCLFGNFPSNSTIFNLAFLRKFSLGYNNFNYSSIPSELNQLSKLQVLRLFNSKFSGQIPTEISKLSELVVLELGDDWMETTLLKLQNPSLDKLIQNLTHLQELNLENVDVSSTVPVSLQNMTTLKQISINDCNLHGKLPPNLFRLPHLETLILTFNDAIDGSLPEFQWHNPLKRISLSGTSLSGDLPPSIGRLAQLEQLKLSFCQISGSIPSSLGNLTKLSHLYLDDNDISGVVPPSISNLTNLEALYLMSLNAYPGQLISNLAKLHKLTGVGFSGMTLRSKIPPSFANLTELRELYLSNTQVVGLLPQWLGNLTQLETLALGGNQLEGPIPHWITQLINLQGLVLSYNNLFGNFETFSSLEKLRFLDLSGTSLTFPPNSQTNSSLSNLQLLWLVSCRLTEFPVFLRDQQKLEHLRLEQNLIKGNIPQWFVNTSKESLLRLELAHNNLTGFEQPVTILPWTRLEVFDIEGNNFQGELPIPPLSIKSYDVSNNLFTGLIPKQICMTRSLIKLDLSNNNLSSQLIPPCIGDQLGNSLQVLNLRGNNFHGSMPTSFSSNCNIKMINLSENQLEGDLPRSLANCTILEVLDIGTNHINDTFPSWLGSLPNMEVLVLSHNNFHGSIFDQHLGRQFSSLRIIDLSHNFYSGDLPWSYLRNWSNMMGVREGQSNSYNTRIMFSVRAGEDEEGSVFVEAFEYSMTITSKGNERLYSKILEVFRVIDFSSNNFTGKIPDVIGDLKGLQALNLSNNNLDGRIPASVANMIDLESLDLSRNKLYGVIHPELVQLTSLEVFDVSYNDLEGPIPQGNQFDTFLSGSYVGNSRLCGNLISKKCNNAEAPESPPMTEDGHNEHSRLVDWVVRACGCVSGFIIGFVIGKLYITDKYHEWFMETLQQRPRRKVKRATRQHRRR; this comes from the coding sequence ATGTATTATTTTCAGCTACCATGTCTTGATCAAGAGCGGCTAGCCCTGTTGCAGTTCAAGAATAGTTTCCACATAGACTGTTCAAGTGACACTGTTTATAGGCAGGCAGATATCATACCGTATGAGAAGATGAAATCATGGGAAAGTGTGGATTGCTGTTCATGGGACGGGGTGGAATGCGACAGGAAATCAGGTCATGTGATCGGCCTTGACCTCACAGCCAGTTGTCTTTTCGGTAATTTTCCCTCAAACAGCACCATCTTTAACCTAGCATTTCTAAGAAAGTTTAGCCTTGGTTATAATAACTTCAACTATTCTAGCATCCCTTCAGAACTCAACCAACTTTCCAAGTTGCAAGTCCTTAGGCTCTTTAACTCAAAATTTAGTGGCCAGATACCAACAGAAATTTCAAAACTGTCCGAGCTCGTTGTCCTAGAACTTGGAGATGACTGGATGGAAACTACATTGCTCAAGCTTCAAAATCCTTCCCTTGACAAGTTAATTCAAAATCTCACTCATCTGCAAGAGCTCAATTTAGAAAATGTTGATGTGTCCTCTACTGTGCCAGTTAGCCTCCAAAACATGACCACTTTAAAACAGATTAGCATTAATGATTGTAATTTGCACGGTAAGCTTCCACCAAACCTTTTCCGCTTGCCACACCTTGAAACCCTCATATTGACTTTCAATGACGCTATTGACGGGTCTCTTCCTGAGTTTCAATGGCACAATCCTCTCAAAAGGATTTCTCTATCTGGCACATCGTTGTCCGGAGATTTGCCACCTTCAATTGGAAGACTTGCTCAACTGGAACAGCTTAAATTATCATTTTGTCAAATATCAGGATCTATCCCATCTTCTCTTGGTAACCTGACAAAGCTCTCTCATTTATACCTTGATGACAATGATATTAGTGGTGTCGTTCCACCCTCGATATCAAATCTAACAAATCTTGAAGCTCTATATCTCATGAGCCTCAACGCTTACCCTGGACAACTGATCTCAAACTTAGCTAAGTTACATAAATTGACTGGTGTTGGCTTCAGTGGAATGACGTTAAGATCTAAGATCCCACCTTCTTTCGCCAACCTTACTGAGCTTCGTGAATTATATCTCAGCAATACTCAAGTAGTGGGTCTACTTCCACAGTGGTTAGGAAATCTAACCCAACTAGAGACTCTAGCACTGGGAGGAAATCAGTTGGAAGGTCCAATACCGCATTGGATTACTCAACTAATAAATCTACAAGGTTTGGTACTGTCCTACAATAACTTGTTTGGCAACTTTGAGACATTTTCTAGTTTAGAAAAACTCCGGTTTCTTGATTTATCTGGTACCAGCCTgacatttcccccaaattcacAGACCAATTCATCTCTTTCCAATCTACAACTCCTCTGGCTAGTATCTTGCAGATTAACTGAATTTCCAGTATTCTTGCGAGATCAGCAAAAGCTAGAGCATTTGCGGCTTGAGCAAAACCTTATCAAGGGGAATATTCCACAGTGGTTTGTGAACACAAGTAAAGAAAGTCTCCTGAGACTTGAGCTTGCTCATAACAATTTGACTGGTTTTGAACAGCCAGTGACAATCCTTCCATGGACTCGCTTGGAAGTATTTGACATTGAAGGTAATAACTTCCAAGGAGAACTTCCTATTCCACCATTGTCTATAAAGAGTTACGATGTCTCAAACAATTTGTTTACGGGACTAATACCGAAACAAATATGCATGACTAGATCTCTAATCAAGCTCGATTTGTCCAATAACAACTTGAGTAGCCAGCTGATCCCTCCTTGCATAGGTGATCAGCTTGGCAATTCATTACAAGTTTTGAACTTGAGAGGAAATAATTTCCATGGCAGTATGCCCACATCTTTCTCATCAAACTGCAATATAAAGATGATAAACCTGAGTGAAAATCAATTGGAAGGTGACCTGCCAAGGTCATTGGCGAATTGTACAATACTCGAGGTTCTTGATATAGGAACAAATCATATAAATGATACGTTTCCATCTTGGTTAGGAAGTCTCCCCAACATGGAAGTTTTGGTTCTGAGCCATAACAACTTTCATGGAAGCATCTTTGATCAACATTTAGGTCGTCAGTTTAGTAGTCTGCGCATCATTGATTTATCACACAACTTTTATTCCGGAGATTTACCATGGAGTTATCTTCGAAATTGGAGCAACATGATGGGCGTGAGAGAAGGACAATCTAATTCATATAATACAAGGATTATGTTTTCAGTGAGGGCGGGTGAAGATGAAGAGGGTTCTGTGTTTGTAGAGGCATTTGAATACTCGATGACTATAACAAGCAAAGGCAACGAGCGCCTTTACTCAAAGATACTTGAAGTCTTTAGAGTCATCGACTTCTCCAGCAATAACTTCACAGGCAAGATTCCAGATGTCATTGGGGATCTGAAAGGGCTGCAAGCCCTCAACTTATCGAACAACAATCTAGATGGCAGGATTCCGGCCTCAGTGGCTAATATGATAGATCTTGAGTCATTGGACCTTTCTCGGAACAAGCTCTACGGAGTCATTCACCCAGAATTGGTTCAATTAACATCTCTTGAGGTCTTTGATGTTTCCTACAATGACTTAGAAGGCCCGATACCACAAGGAAACCAGTTTGACACCTTCCTAAGTGGCTCTTATGTGGGAAACTCACGACTGTGTGGAAACCTAATATCTAAAAAATGTAACAATGCCGAAGCTCCGGAATCCCCGCCAATGACAGAGGACGGGCACAATGAGCATTCCAGATTAGTTGACTGGGTAGTTAGAGCATGTGGGTGTGTGAGCGGATTTATAATTGGTTTTGTAATTGGGAAGCTCTACATTACTGACAAGTACCATGAATGGTTTATGGAGACGCTTCAACAGAGGCCAAGGAGGAAAGTAAAGAGAGCAACAAGGCAGCACCGTCGACGTTGA